A window of Candidatus Pantoea floridensis contains these coding sequences:
- the tsaD gene encoding tRNA (adenosine(37)-N6)-threonylcarbamoyltransferase complex transferase subunit TsaD — MRVLGIETSCDETGIAIYDDASGLLANQLYSQVKLHADYGGVVPELASRDHVRKTVPLIQAALKEAGLEPQQIDGVAYTAGPGLVGALLVGATIGRALAFAWNVPAVPVHHMEGHLLAPMLEEHPPQFPFVALLVSGGHTQLISVTGIGEYTLLGESIDDAAGEAFDKTAKLLGLDYPGGPMLSRMAQQGTPNRFRFPRPMTDRPGLDFSFSGLKTFAANTIREHQDDEQARADIARAFEDAVVDTLMIKCKRALEQTGFKRLVIAGGVSANRTLRERMAEMMQKRSGEVFYARPEFCTDNGAMIAYAGMVRLKGGTRGELGVSVRPRWPLSELPAI, encoded by the coding sequence ATGCGAGTTCTGGGTATTGAAACGTCCTGCGATGAAACCGGCATCGCGATTTATGACGATGCGTCCGGTCTGCTGGCAAATCAATTATATAGCCAGGTGAAACTGCATGCCGATTACGGTGGTGTGGTGCCAGAACTGGCATCGCGCGACCACGTGCGCAAAACCGTGCCGCTGATTCAGGCCGCGCTGAAAGAAGCCGGTCTTGAGCCGCAACAAATTGACGGCGTTGCCTATACGGCGGGGCCAGGATTGGTTGGCGCGCTGCTGGTTGGGGCGACTATTGGGCGTGCGTTGGCCTTCGCCTGGAATGTGCCGGCGGTACCGGTGCATCACATGGAAGGGCATCTCCTGGCGCCGATGCTGGAAGAGCATCCGCCGCAATTCCCGTTTGTCGCGCTGCTGGTTTCCGGCGGTCACACGCAATTGATCAGCGTGACCGGTATTGGTGAATACACTTTGCTTGGTGAATCGATTGACGATGCAGCCGGTGAAGCCTTTGATAAAACCGCCAAATTGCTCGGTCTGGATTACCCCGGCGGGCCGATGTTATCGCGTATGGCACAGCAGGGTACGCCAAACCGCTTCAGGTTCCCGCGTCCGATGACCGATCGTCCGGGGCTGGACTTCAGCTTCTCCGGCCTGAAAACCTTTGCGGCGAATACCATTCGCGAGCATCAGGATGACGAGCAAGCGCGTGCTGATATTGCTCGCGCGTTTGAAGATGCGGTGGTCGATACCTTAATGATCAAGTGCAAACGCGCGCTGGAGCAAACCGGTTTTAAACGTTTAGTGATTGCCGGTGGCGTCAGCGCCAACCGCACGCTGCGTGAGCGCATGGCTGAGATGATGCAAAAGCGCAGCGGCGAAGTGTTTTACGCGCGTCCTGAATTCTGCACCGATAACGGCGCAATGATCGCCTATGCCGGTATGGTGCGACTGAAAGGTGGCACGCGTGGAGAGCTTGGCGTCAGCGTGCGACCGCGCTGGCCGCTGTCAGAACTGCCCGCCATCTAA
- the plsY gene encoding glycerol-3-phosphate 1-O-acyltransferase PlsY — MSAIALGMIIFAYLCGSISSAILVCKLAGLPDPRTQGSGNPGATNVLRIGGKAAAAAVLIFDVAKGMIPVWIAYLLHVAPLYLGLTAIAACLGHIYPVFFRFRGGKGVATAFGAIAPIGWDLTGLMTGTWLLTVLLSGYSSLGAIVSALIAPFYVWWFKPQFTFPVSMLSCLILLRHHDNIQRLWRGQENKIWKRKKKK, encoded by the coding sequence ATGAGTGCTATCGCGCTTGGTATGATTATTTTCGCGTATCTTTGCGGTTCGATTTCCAGTGCGATACTGGTTTGTAAACTGGCTGGTTTACCCGATCCGCGCACGCAGGGCTCAGGCAATCCTGGCGCTACCAATGTTTTACGCATTGGTGGTAAGGCTGCCGCGGCGGCGGTGCTGATTTTCGACGTGGCGAAAGGCATGATTCCGGTGTGGATAGCTTATCTGCTGCACGTTGCGCCACTCTATCTTGGCCTAACGGCAATTGCCGCCTGCCTTGGCCACATCTATCCGGTATTCTTCCGTTTTCGCGGCGGTAAAGGCGTGGCAACCGCCTTCGGTGCCATCGCACCGATCGGCTGGGATTTGACGGGTTTGATGACCGGCACCTGGCTGCTGACGGTGCTGCTGAGCGGTTATTCGTCACTGGGTGCGATTGTTAGCGCGCTGATCGCCCCGTTTTATGTCTGGTGGTTCAAGCCGCAGTTTACCTTTCCGGTGTCCATGCTCTCCTGCCTGATTCTGTTGCGGCATCACGACAACATCCAGCGCCTGTGGCGCGGCCAGGAAAATAAGATCTGGAAGCGGAAAAAGAAGAAATAA
- the folB gene encoding bifunctional dihydroneopterin aldolase/7,8-dihydroneopterin epimerase, translated as MDIVFIEQLTVFTHIGVYDWEQGMLLKLVLDVEMAWDNRQAAASDDVNDCLSYADVTEAILNHLQGRRFALVERVAEEIADLLMNRFKTPGVRIKVGKPGAIAQAASVGVRIERGTIPK; from the coding sequence ATGGATATCGTATTTATCGAGCAACTCACCGTGTTCACCCACATTGGCGTTTACGACTGGGAGCAAGGCATGCTACTGAAATTGGTGCTCGATGTCGAAATGGCATGGGACAACCGTCAGGCCGCGGCCAGCGATGATGTGAATGATTGTCTGAGCTATGCCGATGTCACCGAAGCGATCCTCAATCACCTACAAGGCCGGCGTTTTGCCCTCGTCGAAAGGGTGGCGGAAGAAATCGCCGATCTGTTGATGAATCGTTTCAAAACGCCGGGAGTACGCATAAAGGTAGGTAAACCGGGGGCTATCGCCCAGGCTGCGAGCGTTGGCGTGCGTATTGAGCGCGGGACTATTCCGAAATAA
- the bacA gene encoding undecaprenyl-diphosphate phosphatase, whose amino-acid sequence MADIHQLWVAAILGIVEGLTEFLPVSSTGHMIIVGHLLGFEGETAETFEVVIQLGSILAVVVMFWRRLFGLIGIHFGEVKHEGVGTGRLTLIHILLGMVPAVVIGLLLHDQIKTLFNPINVMYALVVGGVLLLVAEYFKPKQPKAVGVDDITYRQAFMIGCFQCLALWPGFSRSGATISGGMLMGVSRYAASEFSFILAVPMMIGATGLDLYKSLGFLTMQDLPMFAVGFVTAFIVALLAIKVFLELIKRISFVSFAIYRFIIAAVVYAIFM is encoded by the coding sequence ATGGCAGACATTCATCAGCTTTGGGTAGCTGCAATCCTGGGGATTGTAGAAGGCCTCACGGAATTCCTGCCGGTCTCTTCCACGGGCCACATGATTATTGTTGGCCACCTGCTGGGTTTTGAAGGCGAGACCGCCGAAACCTTCGAAGTGGTGATCCAGCTGGGATCGATTCTGGCTGTGGTGGTGATGTTTTGGCGCCGACTGTTTGGTTTAATCGGCATTCACTTTGGTGAGGTCAAACACGAAGGTGTAGGGACCGGAAGGTTAACGCTGATTCATATTCTGCTGGGTATGGTGCCAGCGGTGGTAATTGGTTTGCTGCTGCACGATCAAATCAAAACGTTGTTTAACCCGATTAACGTGATGTACGCGCTGGTTGTCGGCGGTGTGCTGCTGTTGGTGGCCGAGTATTTCAAACCAAAACAACCCAAAGCCGTTGGCGTGGATGACATTACCTATCGCCAGGCATTTATGATTGGCTGCTTCCAGTGTCTGGCGCTGTGGCCGGGCTTCTCTCGCTCGGGAGCGACAATTTCGGGCGGTATGCTGATGGGCGTAAGCCGTTATGCGGCGTCGGAATTCTCGTTCATTCTGGCGGTGCCGATGATGATTGGTGCAACCGGCCTTGATCTCTATAAGAGTCTGGGATTCCTGACGATGCAGGATCTCCCGATGTTTGCGGTAGGTTTCGTGACCGCTTTCATTGTGGCGCTGCTGGCAATCAAAGTGTTCCTGGAGCTGATTAAGCGTATCTCGTTCGTCTCTTTCGCCATCTACCGCTTCATTATCGCGGCCGTGGTTTACGCCATCTTTATGTAA
- a CDS encoding multifunctional CCA addition/repair protein has translation MKTFLVGGAVRDALLRLPVKDRDWVVVGATADTMLAEGYQQVGRDFPVFLHPRSREEYALARTERKSGNGYTGFVTQFAPDVTLEQDLQRRDLTINAIAQDESGELIDPYGGQRDLAQRQLRHVSAAFNEDPLRVLRVARFAARFAHLNFRIADETLALMREMAASGELAHLTAERVWKETEKALLTHNPQVYFQVLRDCGALHVLFPEIDNLYGIPAPIKWHPEIDTGIHALMTLTLSAALSDQLDVRFATLFHDVGKALTPADKWPSHHGHGLAGVPIVEALCQRLRVPNHVRDLALVVTEFHDVVHTIERQPADALIALFDRIDAWRKPDRVEKMALTSEADARGRSGLESMAYPQGDYLRLAFTLAQAVPTKEVVAAGFKGAEVREELTRRRIAVLQAELINARPA, from the coding sequence GTGAAGACGTTTCTGGTCGGTGGCGCAGTGCGCGATGCCTTGCTGCGTTTACCGGTAAAAGATAGAGATTGGGTGGTAGTCGGCGCTACAGCCGATACCATGCTGGCGGAAGGGTATCAGCAGGTAGGCCGGGATTTTCCGGTTTTTTTGCATCCGCGTAGCCGTGAAGAGTACGCGCTGGCACGAACAGAGCGTAAAAGCGGCAATGGTTACACCGGTTTTGTGACGCAATTCGCGCCTGACGTCACGCTGGAGCAGGATCTGCAGCGCCGCGATCTTACCATCAATGCCATCGCACAAGATGAAAGTGGTGAGCTAATCGATCCTTACGGTGGCCAGCGCGATCTGGCTCAGCGCCAGCTTCGCCATGTTTCTGCCGCTTTTAATGAAGATCCGCTGCGAGTGCTGCGCGTGGCGCGTTTCGCCGCCCGCTTTGCCCACCTTAATTTCCGGATTGCGGATGAAACCCTGGCGCTGATGCGTGAAATGGCCGCCAGCGGTGAACTGGCTCATCTCACGGCAGAACGCGTGTGGAAAGAGACGGAAAAAGCGTTGCTGACGCATAATCCGCAGGTCTATTTCCAGGTACTGCGTGATTGTGGCGCGCTGCACGTCTTGTTCCCGGAAATTGATAACCTTTACGGCATCCCTGCGCCAATCAAATGGCACCCAGAAATTGATACCGGCATACACGCGTTGATGACGCTGACGTTATCCGCCGCGCTCTCGGATCAGCTTGATGTCCGTTTCGCCACGCTCTTTCACGATGTCGGCAAAGCGCTAACGCCAGCGGACAAATGGCCTAGCCATCATGGTCACGGCCTGGCGGGAGTGCCCATCGTTGAAGCGCTGTGCCAACGCCTGCGCGTGCCGAATCACGTGCGTGATTTGGCGTTGGTCGTCACAGAATTCCACGACGTGGTGCACACCATTGAACGTCAGCCGGCCGATGCGCTCATCGCGTTGTTTGATCGCATAGATGCCTGGCGCAAACCCGATCGCGTAGAGAAAATGGCACTGACCAGCGAAGCCGATGCGCGCGGCCGAAGCGGCCTGGAAAGCATGGCTTATCCGCAAGGCGATTATTTGCGCCTGGCATTTACGCTAGCGCAAGCGGTGCCCACTAAAGAAGTGGTTGCGGCAGGTTTTAAAGGGGCTGAAGTACGGGAAGAGTTAACGCGTCGACGTATTGCGGTACTGCAGGCGGAATTGATTAACGCGCGGCCAGCGTAA
- a CDS encoding TIGR04211 family SH3 domain-containing protein, whose protein sequence is MKKITLAALSLLAFSAITPAHAADEKRYISDELSTWVRSGPGDQYRLIGKLNAGEEVTLLQTNSDSQYGQIRDAEGKTNWIPLSQLSANPSLRTRVPQLEQQVKDLTAKLANIDNSWNQRTSEMQNKVANSDGTIDGLKAENQKLKNELIVAQKKVSAANVQLDDKQRTIIMQWFMYGGGVLGVGLLLGLLLPHMVPRRKKNDRWMN, encoded by the coding sequence ATGAAAAAAATCACACTCGCTGCTCTTTCTTTGCTGGCTTTCAGCGCCATCACACCTGCCCATGCTGCTGACGAAAAGCGTTATATCTCCGATGAATTATCCACTTGGGTGCGCAGCGGCCCAGGCGATCAATATCGCCTGATTGGCAAGCTGAACGCCGGAGAGGAAGTCACCTTACTGCAAACCAACAGTGATTCCCAATATGGCCAAATCCGTGATGCAGAAGGTAAAACTAACTGGATTCCACTGTCGCAGCTGAGCGCCAATCCCAGCCTGCGCACTCGCGTGCCGCAGCTGGAGCAGCAGGTTAAAGACCTGACTGCGAAGCTGGCGAACATCGATAACAGCTGGAACCAACGCACCTCCGAGATGCAAAACAAAGTCGCCAACAGCGACGGCACCATTGACGGCCTTAAAGCTGAGAATCAGAAGCTGAAGAACGAGCTGATCGTCGCGCAGAAGAAAGTCAGCGCCGCGAATGTGCAGCTGGATGACAAACAGCGCACCATCATCATGCAGTGGTTTATGTATGGCGGCGGCGTGCTGGGCGTGGGCTTACTGCTGGGTCTGCTGCTGCCGCACATGGTGCCGCGCCGCAAGAAAAACGATCGCTGGATGAATTAA
- a CDS encoding CYTH domain-containing protein, with translation MTIEIELKFIATPQAAEKLAEKLAAWPHQHFAARDLTNIYYETDDNQLRRWDMGLRIRGVDQRYEMTLKAAGKTVGGLHQRPEYNVDLTEPQLDIARLPTEIWPAGTDITALQSQLQPLFSTHFQRETWLVEFGGSEIEVAFDRGEVTAGELSEPLYEVELELKSGQRDDLLKFADALIALGGLRLGSLSKAARGYQLAQGNLPRPVRALPLQKIAAKASVEQGMINAMTAALTHWQYHEEVWLRGNKNAKASVIEALETLRQAFSLFGALVPRKASSDLRQKLTRLEEMLADEENNAEAACFSLTSVEAQLALTHWLVESQWQNWLDDKSRSKLQGSFKRFSDIMLSRIAADLRETFDGVQLFNEFQDKATRLNRQLLAVNLLAGAYPAEDVNSWLEGWQELQHAIREKQERGLIHLANLAIRPAPFWLNSGIKR, from the coding sequence ATGACCATTGAAATCGAATTAAAGTTCATTGCCACTCCGCAAGCCGCCGAAAAACTGGCTGAAAAGCTTGCCGCCTGGCCACATCAGCATTTCGCCGCGCGCGATCTGACTAACATCTATTATGAAACCGACGACAACCAGCTGCGTCGCTGGGATATGGGCCTGCGCATTCGCGGCGTTGATCAACGTTATGAAATGACGCTGAAAGCCGCCGGTAAAACCGTGGGTGGCTTGCATCAGCGTCCGGAGTACAACGTTGATCTCACGGAGCCACAGCTGGATATTGCGCGTCTTCCCACTGAAATCTGGCCAGCAGGCACCGATATCACTGCGCTGCAATCGCAACTGCAACCGCTGTTTAGCACCCACTTCCAGCGTGAAACATGGCTGGTGGAGTTTGGCGGCAGTGAAATTGAAGTGGCGTTTGATCGCGGTGAGGTGACGGCGGGTGAGCTCAGTGAGCCGTTGTATGAAGTTGAGCTTGAGCTTAAAAGCGGGCAGCGCGATGACCTGCTGAAGTTTGCTGATGCTTTGATTGCGCTGGGTGGATTACGCCTCGGCAGCCTGAGCAAAGCGGCGCGCGGCTATCAGCTGGCGCAAGGCAATCTGCCTCGTCCAGTGCGTGCACTGCCGTTGCAGAAAATCGCCGCCAAAGCGTCGGTGGAGCAGGGCATGATCAACGCCATGACCGCCGCGCTGACGCATTGGCAATATCATGAAGAAGTTTGGCTGCGCGGCAATAAAAATGCCAAAGCGTCGGTGATTGAAGCGCTGGAAACGCTGCGCCAGGCCTTTTCACTGTTTGGTGCTTTGGTTCCACGTAAGGCCAGCAGCGATCTGCGTCAGAAGTTGACCCGTCTTGAAGAGATGCTGGCTGATGAAGAGAACAATGCGGAAGCAGCCTGCTTCTCACTCACCTCCGTCGAAGCCCAGTTAGCGCTTACTCACTGGCTGGTTGAGTCTCAGTGGCAGAATTGGCTCGACGATAAGAGTCGCAGCAAATTGCAGGGATCCTTCAAACGCTTCAGCGATATTATGCTGAGCCGTATTGCAGCCGACCTCAGAGAAACCTTCGATGGCGTTCAGCTGTTCAATGAGTTTCAGGATAAGGCGACGCGCCTAAATCGTCAGCTGCTGGCGGTTAATTTGCTGGCGGGCGCCTATCCGGCCGAGGATGTTAATAGCTGGCTGGAAGGGTGGCAGGAATTGCAGCATGCCATTCGGGAAAAGCAGGAGCGAGGCTTAATTCATCTGGCTAATCTCGCTATTCGGCCCGCGCCGTTCTGGCTCAATAGCGGAATCAAACGCTAA